The proteins below are encoded in one region of Ricinus communis isolate WT05 ecotype wild-type chromosome 6, ASM1957865v1, whole genome shotgun sequence:
- the LOC107261518 gene encoding uncharacterized protein LOC107261518, with protein sequence MVECGNAVSLIDDPSLPYYLHHTENYSFIIFSLEFTSMNFSSWKRSFVLAVSIRNKKGFLDGSIKKPLPEDSKYLAWICCNNLIVAWLFRSISSPIASTVFYMEEAAQIWEN encoded by the coding sequence ATGGTAGAATGTGGTAATGCTGTTTCACTTATTGACGATCCTTCATTACCATATTATCTCCATCATACTGAAAACTAtagctttattattttttctctagAGTTTACTTCAATGAATTTCTCTTCTTGGAAGAGGTCTTTCGTGCTAGCAGTTTCTATCCGCAATAAAAAAGGATTTCTTGACGGCTCTATCAAGAAACCATTGCCTGAAGATTCAAAGTACTTAGCCTGGATATGTTGTAACAATCTCATTGTTGCCTGGCTTTTTCGTTCGATATCATCTCCCATAGCTTCAACTGTGTTTTACATGGAAGAAGCTGCTCAAATCTGGGAAAATTGA
- the LOC125370300 gene encoding AT-hook motif nuclear-localized protein 14-like: MEPNDTKHHHHLSSSSYLTTSTTLAPATTTPSLANGLLPPPPHDTSGGGGTHMVYPHSVGPSTVAVSNAPVESPRRKRGRPRKYGTPEQALATKKTTSSSSNAVVVRERREVVAAYSPSYSGSSSRKSQQLFALGGSHLILS; encoded by the coding sequence ATGGAACCTAACGATACCAAACACCACCATCACCTCAGCTCCTCCTCTTACCTTACCACCTCCACCACTCTAGCTCCGGCCACCACAACTCCTTCTCTGGCCAATGGCCTTCTCCCGCCGCCACCTCATGATACTAGCGGTGGTGGAGGGACTCATATGGTGTATCCACACTCAGTGGGTCCATCAACGGTGGCGGTGAGTAATGCGCCGGTGGAGTCTCCTAGAAGGAAGCGTGGACGGCCTAGAAAGTATGGCACGCCAGAGCAAGCATTAGCGACGAAGAAAACGACATCGTCTTCCTCGAATGCAGTTGTTGttagagaaagaagagaagttGTTGCGGCTTATTCTCCTTCTTATTCAGGCTCTTCTTCAAGAAAGTCTCAACAGTTGTTTGCTCTTGGTGGGTCCCATTTAATCCTTTCCTAG